One part of the Solanum dulcamara chromosome 8, daSolDulc1.2, whole genome shotgun sequence genome encodes these proteins:
- the LOC129901169 gene encoding tropinone reductase homolog At2g29260, chloroplastic-like: MWESVLVLQFPAPSYTASLNFKFQIRKPTKCIIMRPWMKNCTSIRCANRWSLNGRNALVTGGTRGIGHAIVEELCGLGATVHTCARNEDELGTCLRSWKDEGFAVSGSLCDVSSQVDRQKLMEVVSSTFNGKLDILINNVGTNIRKAMVDFTAEEFSTLMATNFESVFHLCQLAYPLLKASGAGSVVFTSSVSGFVSLKSMSVQGATKGAINQLTKYLACEWAKDNIRSNAVAPWYIKTSMVEQVLNDKDYLQEVYDRTPLGRLGEPSEVSSLVGFLCLPASSYITGQIICVDGGMSVNGFYPHHG; this comes from the exons ATGTGGGAATCCGTCTTGGTTTTACAATTTCCTGCGCCTTCATACACTGCTTCtctaaatttcaaatttcaaattcgaAAACCCACAAAGTGTATAATAATGAGGCCATGGATGAAGAATTGCACCTCAATTCGATGTGCCAATCGATGGTCACTTAATGGCAGGAATGCCCTTGTCACTGGTGGTACTAGAGGCATTGG GCATGCCATAGTAGAGGAATTGTGTGGACTAGGAGCCACTGTGCATACGTGTGCCCGGAATGAAGATGAGCTTGGAACATGTTTGAGGAGCTGGAAAGATGAGGGCTTTGCAGTGTCTGGTTCCTTGTGTGATGTGTCTTCTCAAGTTGATCGCCAGAAGTTAATGGAGGTTGTTTCGTCTACATTCAATGGGAAGCTCGATATTCTT ATAAACAACGTGGGGACCAATATTCGCAAAGCTATGGTGGATTTTACAGCTGAAGAGTTTTCCACCCTCATGGCAACAAATTTTGAATCTGTTTTCCATCTGTGTCAGCTGGCCTATCCCCTTCTGAAAGCATCTGGGGCTGGAAGTGTTGTGTTCACTTCTTCTGTCTCAGGTTTTGTCTCATTAAAATCAATGTCTGTACAAGGAGCAACAAAAG GAGCAATTAATCAACTTACAAAATATTTGGCATGCGAGTGGGCTAAAGACAACATCAGGAGTAATGCTGTTGCACCTTGGTACATCAAAACATCCATGGTGGAGCAA GTGCTGAATGACAAAGATTATTTACAAGAAGTATATGACCGCACTCCACTTGGGCGCCTGGGAGAACCATCCGAGGTTTCATCTCTTGTGGGATTCCTTTGTTTGCCTGCATCTTCCTACATCACTGGTCAGATAATCTGTGTTGATGGTGGAATGTCTGTAAATGGCTTCTACCCTCACCATGGCTAG